The sequence below is a genomic window from Flagellimonas marinaquae.
TTGGCCGTTTTGTCGCCCACACCAGGTAATCCCGGGATATTGTCACTGGCATCGCCCATCATGCCCAAATAATCGATTACTTGCTCGGGACGCTTGACCCCGAAGCGTTTTTGTACCTCTGGGATTCCCCAAATTTCGATACCGTTGCCCATCCGGGCCGGACGGTACATAAAAATATTTTCGCTCACCAATTGCCCAAAATCCTTGTCGGGCGTAACCATAAATACTTTGTAATTTTCTTTTTCGGCCTGCTTGGCCAAAGTGCCGATAAGGTCATCTGCCTCGTAGCCCTCCAATTCTACCACGGGAATCTTCATGGCTTCCAGAATTTGTTGGATATAGGGCACGGCGATTCGGATGGCATCGGGTGTTTCATCCCGGTTGGCTTTGTAGTCTTCGAACAATTCGGTACGTTCCACGCTACCTCCCTTATCAAAGGCCACGGCCAAATGGTCGGGCTGTTCCCGTTTGATCACATCAAAAAGAGAATTTACAAACCCCATGATCGCGGAGGTATCCATTCCCTTGGAGTTGATTCGTGGGTTTTTTATTAGGGCGTAATAGCCTCGAAAAATAAGTGCGTAGGCATCTAAAAGAAACAGTCGTTTTTGCTCGGACATTTTATTTGTTTGTCAATTATCAATGTTCAATAAACAATATGAAGAACCCAAAATAGGGTTGGGGATTAAAAGTACGAATTGCAGTTTAAAAAGATGTTAGAATTGGGATATTAGATTTGAGGGGATTTGATTTTAGCACGAATAGACGAGAGACAATAGAGAAGAGACGAAAGTCGAGAGACAGAGATGGGTGACAAGAAACAGGAGACAAGAAACAGGAGACAAGAAACAGGAGACAGGAAACAAGACCTTTGAAAGAATAAAAAACAATTTTAAACGCAATCAAGTCCGTCTTGACTCTTAAATCTAAAAGCGAAGCGTTCTGGTATCTAACCTCTAACAACAGAGCGTTCTAATATCTATTCATAGAAACTCGTTACCTTTCGGTTCTCATGTCCATTCTCGGAATACTCCCGATACGTAAAGCCAGGATGCACACAATATCCGCCCGTTTCGCCATTTTTGTTGATGGCCAAAAATCCGATTTGGAAATCTTTGCGGCCTTCGTTTTTCTTCATAATGCGTTTTACACCTTCCTCACAAGCTTCTTGTGGACTTTTTCCCTGTCGCATCAACTCCACGATCAAAAAACTGCCCACGGTGCGAATGACTTCCTCGCCAACCCCAGTGGCCGTGGCGCCACCGACTTCGTTGTCAATAAACAACCCTGCCCCAATAATAGGGGAGTCCCCAACGCGCCCTGCTACCTTGTAGGCCATTCCGCTTGTGGTGCATGCCCCGGCCATATCTCCGTTTTCATCGATTGCCAACATGCCGATGGTGTCGTGGTTCTCTATATTGATCGTTGTCTTGTACTCCGATTTTTTTAGCCACTCTTCATATTGTTTTTTGGTACTTTCGGTAAGCAGGTCCTCTTTTTTAAACCCCTGTTCGTAAGCAAATTTCTCTGCGCCTTTTCCTGCCAATA
It includes:
- a CDS encoding isoaspartyl peptidase/L-asparaginase family protein produces the protein MERRKFLKNSSLSAAGLLSTSTLMACKTDTKLETAISEPTTSNPTKPIVVCTWNFMNATNKAWEVLKSGGNALDAVEQGVRVEEADETNETVGKGGRPDRDGNVTLDACIMDKDGNCGSVVCMENIVHPISVARKVMEETPHIILAGKGAEKFAYEQGFKKEDLLTESTKKQYEEWLKKSEYKTTINIENHDTIGMLAIDENGDMAGACTTSGMAYKVAGRVGDSPIIGAGLFIDNEVGGATATGVGEEVIRTVGSFLIVELMRQGKSPQEACEEGVKRIMKKNEGRKDFQIGFLAINKNGETGGYCVHPGFTYREYSENGHENRKVTSFYE